A region of Gracilinanus agilis isolate LMUSP501 chromosome 3, AgileGrace, whole genome shotgun sequence DNA encodes the following proteins:
- the LOC123238939 gene encoding olfactory receptor 145-like has product MRRMDRGNDTSVSQFILFGLTDQPELQLPLFFLFLGIYVITVVGNLGLIVLIGLNSHLHTPMYYFLFNLSFVDLCYSSSIIPKMLVNFVSVKNTISYSGCMAQLYFFCFFVVSESFLLSAMAYDRYVAICKPLLYNITMSYQVCCLLAVSAYVMGFSGAMPHTGSMLRLSFCNKNIINHYMCDILPLLELSCTSTYVNELVVFIVVGIDIGVPTITIFISYALILSSILHINSTEGRYKAFSTCSSHMMAVSLFFGSGAFMYLKPSSLLSMSQGKVSSVFYTIVVPMLNPLIYSLRNKDVKLAMKKILSRKVF; this is encoded by the coding sequence ATGAGAAGAATGGACAGAGGAAATGACACTTCTGTGTCTCAGTTTATCCTTTTTGGTTTAACTGACCAACCAGAGCTCcagctccctcttttcttcctgttcCTTGGGATCTATGTGATCACTGTGGTGGGGAACCTGGGCTTGATTGTTTTGATTGGTCTCAATTCTCATCTTCATACCCCCATGTACTATTTTCTGTTCAATCTGTCCTTTGTAGATCTCTGTTACTCTTCATCTATTATCCCTAAGATGCTTGTGAATTTTGTGTCAGTGAAAAACACCATTTCCTATTCAGGGTGCATGGCTCagctatatttcttttgtttctttgtagtTTCTGAGTCCTTCCTTCTGTCAGCTATGGCATATGATCGTTATGTTGCTATCTGCAAGCCTCTGCTTTACAACATCACTATGTCCTATCAAGTCTGCTGTCTGCTAGCAGTTAGTGCCTATGTGATGGGGTTTTCTGGTGCCATGCCCCACACAGGAAGCATGCTGAGACTGTCCTTTTGTAACAAGAACATCATCAATCACTACATGTGTGACATACTCCCTCTCCTGGAGCTCTCATGTACCAGCACCTATGTCAATGAAttggttgtttttattgttgtggGCATTGACATTGGTGTCCCCACTATCACCATTTTTATCTCTTATGCTTTAATCCTCTCTAGCATCCTCCATATCAATTCCACTGAGGGCAGGTACAAAGCCTTCAGCACCTGCAGCTCCCATATGATggctgtttctcttttctttgggtCTGGAGCTTTCATGTACCTCaaaccttcctctcttctctccatgaGCCAAGGGAAAGTATCCTCTGTGTTCTATACTATTGTGGTGCCCATGCTGAATCCTCTGATCTATAGTCTGCGGAACAAGGATGTCAAATTGGCCATGAAGAAAATCTTGAGCAGAAAAGTATTCTAA